The proteins below come from a single Methanomassiliicoccus sp. genomic window:
- a CDS encoding cupin domain-containing protein, translated as MAEPELGCPIKLERREDMFAKVLQLKDLVAYQEGTVASRMLINKKAGTITIFSFDEGEGLSEHTAPFDALVTILDGECEVWIAGETFSVKEGDSIILPASKPHALSAVTKFKMMLTMIRE; from the coding sequence ATGGCCGAACCTGAACTTGGATGTCCTATTAAGCTGGAAAGGAGAGAAGACATGTTTGCTAAGGTGTTGCAGCTGAAGGACCTTGTAGCGTATCAGGAAGGGACAGTGGCCAGCCGCATGCTGATCAATAAGAAGGCAGGAACCATCACCATCTTCTCGTTCGATGAGGGGGAGGGGCTCTCCGAGCATACAGCACCGTTCGACGCCCTCGTAACGATCCTTGACGGGGAGTGTGAAGTATGGATCGCTGGCGAGACCTTCAGCGTGAAGGAGGGGGACTCCATCATTCTGCCAGCTAGCAAACCGCATGCGCTCAGTGCTGTGACCAAATTCAAGATGATGCTGACGATGATAAGAGAGTGA
- a CDS encoding ATP-NAD kinase family protein, which produces MRVGLVINPIAGMGGAVGLKGTDTAEVLAEAIKRGAHPQAEERTYAAIRAAGELVGYEFITASGNMGEGVLRRCDAKFSVAYCPPEETTDHDTLTACSQILGEGVDILLFAGGDGTARDVMDVVGERVPVIGIPSGVKMQSGVFANTPQAAGVLLRRFRVEGLPSRRAEVMDINEEEVRRGRINTYLYGYMLIPDDANLMQPFKLVLGGGDEDEHKREIAKFFVEGVKPGVLYILGPGTTLETVGRQMGIDKTLLGVDLVMDGGLIGKDVDQQAILAALERYPSAMIVISPIGAQGFIFGRGSQQISADVIRKVGVRNIVILATPLKMRETRTLRVDTGDAELDKMLRGYGMVVIGYDKQLVTPID; this is translated from the coding sequence GTGCGCGTAGGACTTGTCATCAATCCCATCGCGGGCATGGGCGGAGCTGTGGGCCTCAAAGGCACGGACACCGCTGAGGTGCTTGCGGAGGCCATCAAAAGAGGAGCGCACCCCCAGGCAGAGGAGCGGACATACGCTGCGATCAGGGCCGCGGGAGAGCTCGTGGGATACGAGTTCATCACTGCCAGTGGCAATATGGGGGAGGGCGTCCTACGCCGGTGTGACGCTAAGTTCTCCGTCGCCTATTGCCCCCCTGAGGAGACGACCGACCACGACACCTTGACGGCATGCTCCCAGATACTCGGTGAAGGTGTGGACATCCTTCTGTTCGCAGGAGGGGACGGTACGGCCCGGGACGTAATGGACGTCGTAGGGGAGAGGGTACCGGTCATTGGCATACCGAGCGGCGTCAAGATGCAGTCCGGTGTTTTCGCTAACACTCCGCAGGCCGCGGGGGTGCTCCTCCGCAGGTTCCGCGTGGAAGGCCTCCCTTCGAGGCGGGCCGAGGTGATGGACATCAATGAGGAGGAGGTGCGTCGGGGGCGCATCAACACCTACCTCTACGGTTACATGCTGATCCCGGACGATGCGAACCTGATGCAGCCCTTCAAGCTGGTTCTGGGCGGTGGTGATGAGGATGAGCACAAGAGGGAGATCGCCAAGTTCTTTGTAGAGGGTGTCAAACCTGGCGTGCTCTACATCCTAGGTCCCGGGACCACATTAGAGACGGTGGGCAGGCAGATGGGCATTGACAAGACGCTACTGGGAGTGGACCTGGTGATGGACGGCGGTCTCATCGGCAAGGATGTGGATCAGCAGGCAATACTGGCCGCCCTGGAGAGGTATCCTTCGGCCATGATCGTGATCTCGCCCATTGGAGCCCAGGGGTTCATCTTCGGCCGGGGGAGCCAGCAGATCTCGGCCGATGTCATCAGAAAAGTGGGCGTGCGCAACATTGTGATACTGGCCACTCCTCTGAAGATGCGAGAGACCCGGACCCTCAGGGTCGACACCGGGGATGCTGAGCTCGACAAGATGCTTCGGGGGTATGGCATGGTGGTCATCGGGTATGACAAGCAACTCGTGACCCCGATCGATTAG
- a CDS encoding class I SAM-dependent methyltransferase, with protein MNMEGSDNITERDHLWNAAQKIDESLIGEEYSKLGARALNMFYENNVHDILVLGCGKDGDVHTFTRKRFCITTIDFSSFETDESGKGKEKGGIISCGAFLSKNIREKLPSSRSSIDAIFSKLLLCVDLREDEIMDLMWECLRVLRPGGLNILSVFSDHDPACGAAVTCGQDEWISDRGFVSHFFNEEKIRRIAKGFMVLWIQDYVEEKPSGSKLMYEIVLMKPKRSRL; from the coding sequence ATGAATATGGAGGGGAGCGACAATATCACTGAGCGTGACCATCTCTGGAATGCAGCACAAAAGATAGATGAAAGCTTGATTGGGGAAGAGTATAGCAAATTGGGTGCTAGAGCTCTGAATATGTTTTACGAGAATAACGTTCATGACATCCTCGTTCTTGGCTGCGGGAAAGATGGTGATGTTCATACGTTCACAAGAAAAAGATTTTGCATTACAACCATCGATTTTTCTTCATTCGAAACGGACGAGTCGGGAAAAGGGAAAGAGAAAGGTGGTATCATTAGTTGTGGCGCCTTTTTGTCAAAGAACATTCGTGAAAAGCTTCCCTCTTCGCGTTCTTCGATAGATGCAATATTTTCTAAACTATTGTTGTGCGTGGATCTAAGGGAAGATGAAATAATGGATTTGATGTGGGAATGTCTTCGAGTCCTAAGACCAGGTGGTTTGAACATATTATCAGTCTTTAGCGACCATGACCCCGCTTGTGGAGCAGCGGTGACATGCGGACAGGATGAATGGATAAGTGATCGTGGTTTCGTGTCTCATTTCTTCAATGAAGAAAAGATAAGAAGGATTGCCAAAGGTTTCATGGTGTTATGGATACAAGATTATGTGGAAGAAAAACCATCGGGCTCCAAATTGATGTATGAGATTGTATTGATGAAACCAAAGAGGTCCAGGCTATAG
- a CDS encoding NAC family transcription factor: MTSDDKEGSYCSICGGISPGKIKTKCITVRGKEIGIDRLDQIILEVTTLNLSLDDDIVRELLKRVKLFNYVPTVRSDDHGETLLSGYKKGG, encoded by the coding sequence ATGACCAGTGACGACAAGGAAGGAAGTTACTGCAGCATCTGCGGTGGTATCTCTCCCGGCAAGATCAAGACCAAGTGCATAACGGTCAGGGGAAAGGAGATAGGCATCGACAGGCTAGACCAGATCATTCTCGAGGTAACAACTCTGAACCTCTCACTAGATGATGACATTGTCAGGGAACTGTTGAAGAGAGTTAAGTTGTTCAACTATGTGCCTACAGTGCGATCGGACGACCATGGTGAGACGTTATTGAGCGGGTATAAGAAAGGAGGCTGA
- a CDS encoding TATA-box-binding protein → MSDYFVQNIVASANLGTELDLDLLALNMSEAEYNPTRFPGLIFRLKSPKTATLLFRSGKLVCTGSKTLEQVEQTIKTVIKAVEKAGIHITSSPKYEVQNIVASADLGGPVNLTSVVVSLGLERVEYEPEVFPGLVYRLSEPKVVILLFGSGRLVCTGARTSQDVEAAVKKIKEELQAAELLETRD, encoded by the coding sequence ATCTCAGATTATTTTGTTCAAAACATCGTAGCATCGGCAAACTTGGGAACTGAACTGGACCTGGACCTTCTCGCTCTGAACATGAGCGAAGCGGAGTATAACCCCACAAGGTTCCCTGGACTGATATTCAGGTTGAAGTCTCCCAAGACCGCTACCCTGCTGTTCCGAAGCGGCAAGCTTGTGTGCACCGGTTCCAAGACCCTGGAGCAGGTGGAGCAGACCATTAAAACGGTCATCAAAGCGGTGGAGAAGGCAGGGATACACATCACGTCCTCCCCTAAGTACGAGGTCCAGAACATCGTGGCCTCTGCGGACCTGGGTGGGCCGGTCAATCTGACCTCGGTCGTCGTCTCTCTTGGTCTCGAGAGAGTGGAGTACGAGCCGGAGGTGTTCCCTGGCTTGGTCTACCGTCTGAGCGAGCCCAAGGTCGTCATCCTGCTCTTCGGTTCGGGCAGGCTCGTCTGCACCGGGGCGAGGACATCACAGGACGTGGAGGCGGCGGTCAAGAAGATAAAGGAAGAGCTGCAGGCCGCCGAGCTGTTGGAGACGAGGGACTAA
- a CDS encoding 3-methyl-2-oxobutanoate dehydrogenase subunit beta, translating into MIDDPVNKHYKFTIPQEELMTPGHSACPGCGEPLALRYLLKALGPRTIINLPAGCAAIIPGVWPRYSLKVPLVDHAFECTAAVSSGIRAALDKKGVEDVTVVGWAGDGGTVDIGLQALSGAVDRNTDFLYVMYDNEAYMNTGIQCSGATPCGAWTTTTPGGKHIQQRKGKKPIMEMMIANGIVYGGTVSVAYPEDFIRTIRRAKSIPGPKFIHAYSPCPSGWRMDPRKAIEVSRLAVRTGVFPLYEFQEGRYRFTKEIKKRKPVEEYLRLQGRFKHLTPAGVAEVQALVDREYEELEAKVEAGGR; encoded by the coding sequence ATGATCGATGATCCCGTGAACAAGCACTACAAGTTCACCATCCCTCAAGAGGAGCTGATGACGCCGGGGCACAGCGCCTGCCCGGGCTGCGGCGAGCCCCTGGCCCTCCGCTATCTGCTTAAGGCGTTGGGACCGCGTACGATCATCAATCTCCCGGCGGGATGCGCCGCTATCATACCTGGCGTGTGGCCCCGGTACTCGCTGAAGGTCCCTCTGGTGGACCACGCTTTCGAGTGCACCGCCGCGGTGTCCTCGGGCATCAGGGCCGCGCTCGACAAGAAGGGCGTGGAGGATGTGACCGTGGTGGGGTGGGCCGGCGACGGAGGCACCGTGGACATAGGCCTGCAGGCGCTGTCGGGGGCGGTGGACCGCAACACCGACTTCCTGTACGTTATGTACGACAACGAGGCGTACATGAACACCGGCATCCAGTGCAGTGGGGCTACGCCCTGCGGGGCATGGACCACCACCACCCCCGGGGGAAAGCACATCCAGCAGCGGAAAGGCAAGAAGCCCATAATGGAGATGATGATCGCCAACGGCATAGTGTATGGGGGCACGGTCAGCGTCGCCTACCCCGAGGACTTCATCAGGACGATACGCCGCGCCAAGTCGATCCCCGGTCCCAAGTTCATACATGCCTACTCCCCCTGCCCCTCGGGCTGGAGGATGGACCCGCGGAAGGCGATCGAGGTCTCCCGCCTGGCCGTGCGCACCGGGGTGTTCCCCCTCTACGAATTCCAGGAGGGCCGGTACAGGTTCACCAAAGAGATTAAGAAGAGGAAGCCGGTTGAAGAATATCTTCGCCTCCAGGGGAGGTTCAAGCACCTGACCCCCGCTGGAGTGGCCGAGGTCCAGGCCCTCGTGGACAGGGAATACGAGGAGCTCGAGGCCAAGGTGGAGGCGGGCGGAAGGTGA
- the porA gene encoding pyruvate ferredoxin oxidoreductase, which yields MIEMMTANYAAAHGARLAKVDVVAVYPITPQTSISEKCAEMVEKGEMDAKFMMMESEHSAMSALIGASYVGARTFTATSSHGLALMHEMLMWAVGARRPIVMPVAARTIGGPWNIWGEHQDVITERDVGWMQIFCENNQEVLDTVLMAYRVAEDPEVMLPVMVIEDGFILSHTVDSVDVPDQEAVDRYLPPFRPEHPVSIERPMRHGGVVMPDWWTEFRHRIYLSQEVARTKLLEAEEAFQKEFGRSYGGMMEMYRCDDAEAVLVVAGSAAGTAKEVADKFREEGKKVGVAKLRVFRPFPAQEVYQLGKKVRTVGVFDRSYTFGDGGAMFNEVRSALHGQRNAMKNYVGGLGGRDVTVKNIEWIFEDLLKIAASSKVDRMVEWVALKDGTGRW from the coding sequence ATGATCGAGATGATGACCGCCAACTACGCCGCCGCCCACGGGGCCCGGCTGGCCAAGGTCGATGTGGTCGCGGTCTACCCCATCACCCCCCAGACGTCCATCTCGGAGAAGTGCGCGGAGATGGTGGAGAAGGGGGAGATGGATGCCAAGTTCATGATGATGGAGAGCGAGCACTCCGCCATGTCCGCCCTCATCGGCGCCTCTTACGTCGGCGCCCGAACGTTCACGGCAACGTCCAGTCACGGTCTGGCACTTATGCACGAGATGCTGATGTGGGCCGTCGGTGCCCGTCGCCCCATCGTCATGCCCGTGGCCGCCCGCACCATCGGGGGTCCCTGGAACATCTGGGGAGAGCATCAGGACGTGATCACGGAGAGGGACGTGGGCTGGATGCAGATATTCTGCGAGAACAACCAGGAGGTGCTGGACACCGTCCTGATGGCCTACCGCGTGGCCGAGGACCCCGAGGTCATGCTGCCCGTCATGGTCATAGAGGACGGGTTCATCCTCTCTCATACGGTCGACAGCGTGGACGTGCCGGACCAGGAGGCGGTGGACCGCTATCTACCGCCCTTCAGGCCGGAGCACCCCGTGAGCATCGAAAGGCCCATGCGCCACGGGGGAGTGGTCATGCCCGACTGGTGGACAGAGTTCCGCCACCGCATCTACCTCTCGCAGGAGGTGGCCAGGACCAAGCTGCTGGAGGCCGAGGAGGCCTTCCAGAAGGAGTTCGGCCGCAGCTACGGGGGGATGATGGAGATGTACCGCTGCGATGATGCCGAGGCCGTGCTGGTCGTCGCCGGGTCGGCCGCCGGCACTGCCAAGGAAGTAGCAGACAAATTTCGCGAAGAAGGAAAGAAAGTAGGAGTGGCCAAGCTGCGGGTGTTCCGCCCCTTCCCCGCCCAGGAGGTCTATCAGCTGGGCAAGAAGGTCCGCACTGTGGGAGTGTTCGACCGCAGCTATACCTTCGGGGACGGCGGCGCCATGTTCAACGAGGTGCGCTCCGCGCTGCATGGACAGAGGAACGCCATGAAGAACTACGTGGGAGGCCTGGGCGGCCGTGACGTCACCGTGAAGAACATCGAGTGGATATTCGAGGACCTGCTCAAGATCGCCGCCTCTAGTAAAGTGGACCGCATGGTGGAGTGGGTGGCCCTCAAAGACGGCACGGGGAGGTGGTGA
- the iorB gene encoding indolepyruvate ferredoxin oxidoreductase subunit beta: protein MKYNIQLVGVGGQGVLLASAVLGNAAVVEGLEVAMSEVHGMAQRGGSVQCSVRMGREILSPLIPLGGADLLLGFEPVETCRSLNMINEDSHIVTNVTPVVPISVSAGQDKYPPVDEVLTAIRDVNPNLIAMDATALAVKAGKAITANSVLIGAISAVKGFPLSKDRMLESLLEVVPAKARDINVRAFELGYQEAKGAEP from the coding sequence ATGAAGTACAACATCCAGCTTGTTGGCGTAGGCGGCCAGGGCGTGCTGCTGGCGTCCGCGGTCCTGGGGAACGCGGCCGTGGTGGAGGGTTTGGAGGTGGCGATGTCGGAGGTGCACGGCATGGCCCAGCGCGGAGGAAGCGTGCAGTGCTCGGTCCGCATGGGGCGGGAGATCCTCAGTCCCCTCATACCTCTGGGGGGTGCGGACCTGCTCCTGGGATTTGAACCGGTGGAGACCTGCCGGTCCCTGAACATGATCAACGAGGACAGCCACATCGTCACCAACGTGACCCCGGTGGTCCCCATCAGCGTGTCCGCCGGCCAGGACAAGTACCCTCCCGTGGACGAGGTCCTGACGGCGATCAGGGACGTCAATCCTAACCTGATCGCGATGGACGCCACCGCCCTGGCGGTAAAGGCCGGGAAGGCCATAACCGCCAACTCCGTGCTTATCGGCGCCATCTCCGCCGTCAAGGGCTTCCCCCTATCCAAGGACAGGATGCTGGAGTCTCTCCTCGAGGTGGTCCCCGCGAAGGCGCGGGACATCAACGTCCGGGCGTTCGAGCTGGGCTACCAGGAGGCCAAGGGAGCAGAGCCCTGA
- a CDS encoding 4Fe-4S binding protein, protein MYRTLKDLPSEPVAEQNTEDIITGTWRSIRPVVNEDKCIRCYMCWKYCPDMSIIVRKEGDYPTVDLDHCKGCGICSNECPRNAIKMQREVL, encoded by the coding sequence ATGTACCGCACCCTCAAGGACCTGCCATCGGAGCCGGTGGCCGAGCAGAACACCGAGGACATCATAACCGGGACCTGGAGGAGCATCAGACCGGTGGTGAACGAGGACAAGTGCATCCGCTGCTACATGTGCTGGAAGTACTGCCCGGACATGAGCATCATCGTACGGAAGGAGGGTGACTACCCCACCGTGGACCTCGATCACTGCAAAGGCTGCGGCATATGCTCCAACGAGTGCCCCCGGAACGCGATAAAGATGCAGAGGGAAGTCCTATGA
- a CDS encoding pyruvate ferredoxin oxidoreductase, whose translation MLEVRFHGRGGQGAVVASEILAKAAVREGKYASAFPFFGVERRGAPVMAFCRIDNRPIRIHAGIYEPDHVVVLDPALMSMIDVTEGQKDGGTLLINTSHSPEDLDLPNGRRTVLVDATAIALRRGLGSATAPIVNTAILGAFVRACPEVTINSLVESIKESVPAKREQNVAAAQDAYKQLEGL comes from the coding sequence ATGTTGGAAGTTCGTTTTCACGGCCGGGGCGGACAGGGAGCCGTTGTCGCCTCGGAGATCCTTGCTAAGGCAGCGGTCAGGGAGGGCAAGTACGCATCCGCCTTTCCCTTCTTCGGAGTGGAGCGCAGGGGAGCGCCGGTGATGGCGTTCTGCCGCATAGACAACCGCCCCATCCGTATCCACGCCGGCATCTATGAGCCGGACCACGTGGTGGTCCTGGACCCGGCGCTCATGAGTATGATCGACGTCACCGAGGGGCAGAAGGATGGTGGGACGCTGCTTATCAACACCTCTCACTCCCCCGAGGATCTCGATCTCCCCAACGGACGGCGGACGGTTCTGGTGGACGCCACGGCTATAGCCCTGCGGCGGGGCCTGGGGAGCGCCACCGCACCCATCGTGAACACCGCCATCCTGGGCGCCTTCGTCCGCGCCTGCCCCGAGGTCACCATCAATTCACTGGTGGAGAGCATCAAGGAGTCGGTGCCGGCGAAACGGGAGCAGAACGTGGCCGCGGCCCAGGACGCCTATAAGCAGCTGGAGGGGCTGTGA
- the iorA gene encoding indolepyruvate ferredoxin oxidoreductase subunit alpha, whose product MDRLLANSGRLLLLGNEAIARGLIEAGVGVAATYPGTPSSEVGGILEDIAAPAGMYFEYSINEKVAVEVAGAAAASGVRSFAFMKHVGLNVASDAFMTLSYTGVRAGMVIMTADDPSCHSSQNEQDNRYYAKLGLYPMLEPSTPAEARDMLVEAYRISELLQVPVLFRTTTRVNHARGAVELHKAFTPTRKGKFEKDPKRFVPVPANARLLRVEQLKRMERALRMSEGSTLNFITGSSRIGVVTSGVTYTYAKEWLEDVEILKLGFTNPVPEDKVRKFLEGKQKVVVLEELEPYLEDEVRRVAQQYNIHVEVLGKHTKHLPRAFEFSPDLILSLSSILKVKEEKKPLPLPSIQLPSRPPVLCAGCPHRATYYAVKRAVGKDGAIYSSDIGCYTLGVQPPMQTVDYVLCMGASVGAAGGFSEATEQKVVSFIGDSTFFHAGIPPLINAAFNRHKFTLVILDNRTTAMTGHQPNPGTGREYGSVESPPMPLEPLVRACGVEFVRTVDPYNIKDTIEAMKEAVKYDGLSVVISKHACPLLKTKEGKLVPTRYEINKEKCVRCYTCVSRFSCPALSKEGGPVKIDASMCIGCGGCAQVCPKQAIEVVR is encoded by the coding sequence TTGGATAGACTATTGGCGAACAGCGGCAGGCTCCTGCTGTTGGGTAACGAGGCGATAGCGAGAGGTCTGATCGAGGCCGGAGTAGGCGTGGCTGCGACCTACCCGGGCACCCCCTCCTCGGAGGTCGGAGGTATCCTGGAGGACATCGCCGCCCCCGCAGGGATGTACTTCGAGTACTCCATCAACGAGAAGGTGGCGGTGGAGGTCGCAGGAGCGGCCGCAGCGTCGGGCGTGCGCTCCTTCGCCTTCATGAAGCACGTGGGGCTCAACGTCGCCAGCGATGCCTTCATGACGCTCTCGTACACGGGCGTGCGGGCCGGCATGGTCATCATGACCGCCGATGACCCCTCCTGCCATTCATCGCAGAACGAGCAGGACAATCGCTACTATGCCAAGCTGGGTCTCTACCCCATGCTCGAACCGTCCACGCCGGCGGAGGCCAGGGACATGCTGGTGGAGGCCTACCGCATCTCCGAGCTCCTGCAGGTCCCGGTGCTGTTCCGCACCACTACCCGGGTGAACCATGCGCGGGGGGCGGTGGAGCTCCACAAGGCCTTCACTCCCACGCGCAAGGGGAAGTTCGAGAAGGACCCCAAGCGTTTCGTCCCCGTGCCCGCCAACGCCCGCCTTCTGCGGGTCGAGCAGCTCAAGCGGATGGAACGGGCCCTCAGGATGTCCGAGGGCTCCACCCTCAACTTCATCACCGGCAGCTCCCGCATCGGTGTCGTGACCAGCGGGGTCACCTATACCTACGCCAAGGAGTGGCTGGAGGACGTGGAGATCCTGAAGCTGGGCTTCACCAACCCCGTGCCCGAGGATAAGGTACGCAAGTTCCTGGAGGGGAAGCAGAAGGTGGTCGTGCTGGAGGAGCTGGAGCCATACCTCGAGGACGAGGTGCGCAGGGTCGCCCAGCAGTACAACATCCACGTGGAGGTCCTGGGGAAGCACACCAAGCACCTCCCGCGGGCCTTCGAGTTCTCGCCCGACCTGATACTCTCGCTGTCATCGATACTGAAGGTGAAGGAGGAGAAGAAGCCCCTCCCGCTGCCGTCCATACAGCTACCCTCCCGCCCTCCGGTCCTGTGCGCGGGATGCCCCCACCGGGCCACATACTACGCGGTGAAGCGGGCCGTGGGTAAGGACGGCGCGATCTACTCATCGGACATCGGCTGCTACACTCTCGGTGTACAGCCGCCCATGCAGACCGTGGACTACGTGCTGTGCATGGGCGCTTCCGTAGGAGCGGCCGGCGGTTTCTCCGAGGCCACGGAGCAGAAGGTGGTGTCCTTCATAGGTGATTCCACCTTCTTCCACGCCGGTATACCGCCGCTGATCAATGCCGCGTTCAACAGGCACAAGTTCACCTTGGTTATACTTGACAACCGCACCACGGCCATGACCGGACACCAGCCCAACCCGGGCACCGGTAGGGAGTACGGGAGCGTGGAATCCCCCCCGATGCCCTTGGAGCCCCTGGTCCGGGCGTGCGGGGTGGAGTTCGTGCGCACCGTGGACCCTTACAACATCAAGGACACCATCGAGGCGATGAAGGAGGCGGTGAAGTATGACGGCCTCTCGGTCGTCATATCCAAACATGCCTGCCCCCTGCTCAAGACCAAGGAGGGCAAGCTCGTGCCCACACGGTACGAGATAAACAAGGAAAAGTGCGTCCGCTGCTACACCTGCGTCTCCCGGTTCTCCTGTCCCGCTTTGAGCAAGGAGGGTGGTCCGGTGAAGATCGACGCCTCCATGTGCATCGGCTGCGGAGGATGTGCACAAGTATGCCCCAAGCAGGCCATTGAGGTGGTAAGATGA
- a CDS encoding 4Fe-4S binding protein, which produces MVDLEVFFKENGVDDHSVISRSSLSEMEANLVSGLLPSFKSIIVMGKEMPAALFDVESKTRSHNLLQIEKHMDEVSFKLCDLLRKEGDKAVAIPTFLPIEIKEGRIKGLMSLKHAAARSGMGELGESTLLLTERFGNRLCLSAILVEKEYQSSKRESTVSCMHCKKCVAACPTGAISSDGVDSLRCINVTGLMPSVARPFFKAIVRSGIGSGHVASFVNGMSFGEMTCSRCLTVCPFFDKRR; this is translated from the coding sequence ATGGTCGATCTGGAAGTGTTCTTCAAAGAGAACGGGGTGGATGACCATTCGGTCATCAGTAGGAGCTCGCTATCTGAGATGGAGGCAAATTTAGTCAGCGGCCTCCTACCATCTTTCAAGAGCATCATCGTTATGGGCAAGGAGATGCCGGCCGCACTGTTCGATGTGGAGAGCAAGACCAGATCCCATAACCTCCTCCAGATCGAGAAGCACATGGACGAGGTATCCTTCAAGCTGTGCGACCTTCTGCGAAAGGAAGGAGATAAGGCCGTGGCCATCCCGACTTTCCTCCCTATAGAGATCAAGGAGGGGCGGATCAAGGGGCTGATGTCCCTGAAGCACGCTGCGGCCAGGAGCGGGATGGGTGAGCTGGGTGAGAGCACCTTGTTATTGACCGAGCGGTTCGGGAACCGCCTCTGCCTCTCAGCCATACTGGTGGAGAAGGAGTACCAATCTTCTAAGAGGGAGAGCACGGTATCATGCATGCACTGTAAGAAGTGCGTGGCCGCTTGCCCCACGGGGGCGATATCTAGCGACGGGGTGGACAGCCTCCGTTGTATCAACGTTACCGGTCTGATGCCTTCGGTGGCTCGCCCTTTCTTCAAGGCGATAGTGAGGAGCGGGATCGGCAGCGGTCATGTAGCCTCGTTCGTCAATGGCATGAGCTTCGGGGAGATGACCTGCAGCAGATGCTTGACCGTCTGCCCCTTCTTCGATAAGAGACGGTGA
- a CDS encoding DUF1402 family protein — MGTPTVDEWSAASFFEAGEDYNITVPVSYNYHGHDTITYYVKVIAIAGSGTIQASDFTVTISGEVIATFTQNPAGAWTSSGIEVSNGNSNDVFTVKIVPSLGAIDLSDVSFTISVESAA; from the coding sequence TTGGGAACCCCCACTGTTGATGAGTGGAGCGCTGCTAGCTTCTTCGAGGCGGGCGAGGATTACAACATCACCGTTCCGGTCTCGTACAACTATCATGGACATGACACGATAACTTATTATGTCAAGGTCATTGCCATCGCTGGCTCTGGAACGATTCAGGCGAGTGACTTTACTGTCACAATATCGGGCGAAGTCATAGCAACTTTTACTCAGAACCCTGCGGGTGCTTGGACCTCATCGGGTATTGAAGTATCAAATGGCAATTCCAATGATGTGTTCACCGTCAAGATCGTACCGTCGCTAGGTGCAATTGATCTGAGCGACGTGTCGTTCACAATAAGTGTGGAGTCCGCAGCATGA
- a CDS encoding endonuclease VIII, whose product MIELPEAHCIAGQISSTVAGKRIANVIGGHTPHKLAWYYGDLSKYPDLLVGKTVLKAEAYGGLVEIKASKSNILFGEGINMRFHGVGDSRPQKHQLLLEFKDGTALSASVQMYGGVGAFAEGELDNPYYRVAKEKPSPLTDAFDMDHFQRIVSAPDAQKGSLKALLATEQRVPGLGNGVLQDILLNSRMHPKRKVNTMNSGDVERLFWSVKNTLGKMMEQGGRDTELDLFGHPGGYRTILSKKTVNKPCPVCGTLIKKEAYMGGSIYYCEGCQKI is encoded by the coding sequence ATGATCGAACTGCCAGAAGCTCATTGCATCGCTGGTCAGATCTCCAGCACGGTCGCAGGGAAGAGGATCGCTAATGTGATAGGCGGGCATACGCCTCACAAGTTGGCCTGGTACTACGGTGACCTGTCCAAGTATCCAGATCTCCTTGTGGGCAAGACCGTTCTGAAGGCTGAGGCTTACGGTGGGCTCGTTGAGATCAAGGCCAGCAAATCCAACATCTTGTTCGGGGAGGGGATCAACATGAGGTTTCATGGGGTCGGCGATAGTAGGCCTCAGAAGCACCAGCTGTTGCTGGAATTCAAGGACGGCACGGCCCTGAGCGCATCCGTTCAAATGTACGGGGGCGTGGGCGCCTTCGCCGAGGGTGAGTTGGACAACCCCTACTACCGGGTGGCGAAGGAGAAACCCTCTCCCCTGACCGACGCCTTCGACATGGATCATTTCCAACGAATAGTCTCAGCCCCGGACGCTCAGAAAGGAAGTTTAAAGGCCCTACTGGCCACGGAACAGAGGGTCCCTGGCCTGGGTAATGGCGTTCTGCAGGACATCCTCCTGAACTCCCGCATGCATCCAAAGAGGAAGGTGAACACCATGAATTCTGGTGACGTCGAGAGGCTGTTCTGGAGCGTAAAGAACACTCTGGGAAAAATGATGGAACAGGGAGGCCGGGATACCGAGCTGGATCTGTTCGGACATCCCGGCGGCTACAGAACGATCCTCAGTAAGAAAACGGTGAATAAGCCATGCCCAGTGTGTGGGACGTTGATCAAGAAGGAGGCTTACATGGGCGGGAGCATCTACTATTGCGAGGGCTGCCAGAAGATCTGA